The following proteins are encoded in a genomic region of Maribacter hydrothermalis:
- a CDS encoding outer membrane beta-barrel family protein, whose amino-acid sequence MRLLFAFLLLTFSITQGAFGQTYELKGEVKDQFQEPVAFASVFLLTVTDSVLVKGSSADENGNFSISNIPEGLYFLKASYVGQMSNNLALEILRDTKIGAVIIEQQAQALNEVTVISNRPVVEKKVDRIVFNVENTVISQNNSWDILRQTPGVIVMNDELKVRNQATTVYINNRKVQLSSEEVRNLLENYQGENIKSVEVIYNPPASYDAEGGSILNIVTSKNLSVGYKGNISAGYTQGVFPKYNFGTSHFYKTDKLNLNASYTFIPKKEFVNTLNNTNYLNETGIFSIWDTDFDQIIRSNTHSVGLVIDYEFDDKNTLSLTTNAQLQPKKESDFFQNTTIKNGLNVLDSTFTTGSFLNEKKNNISGDLTFKHKFKNQGNLNVNAHYTYFDLMRTQNVNSNYFLPDGSFIRDFNFATNVDQQIEIKTAQVDYNDYVGTVFLETGVKGSFINSESKLDYFLRNNGSEFIPNLSDDYNYDERVYAAYFSFSKDWKKWTLKSGLRAEQTESTGISQNVTNINNLKYLELFPSLYILHNINENNSLSFDYSRKLQRPRYEDLNPFRTYINERTFVEGNPNLLPSFSHNFNFNYTLNQEYFFDFYYRDNGQYISTLTFQDNENLVLRDITQNVLESTSFGLDFTYGKSISNNWYLYSYISLFHEDETFIALQSTPYSFKNEYNGAYIDLTNYLTISKDGTFKGELGFTYLSGFLQGSYLQEESINLTLGLRKSFLKNRAVFSISANDLLGKYNAYISSRYLNQNNSYLTVPETQYVKFGFTYNFGNFRLEDNDRSIEKTERERLEN is encoded by the coding sequence TTGAGACTACTATTTGCTTTTCTGTTGTTAACCTTTAGCATAACACAAGGTGCTTTTGGTCAAACCTACGAGTTAAAAGGCGAGGTAAAAGACCAATTTCAAGAACCGGTAGCGTTTGCTTCTGTTTTTTTATTAACCGTAACAGATTCTGTATTGGTTAAAGGATCCTCAGCAGACGAGAACGGCAATTTCTCAATTTCTAATATACCGGAAGGGCTATACTTTTTAAAAGCATCCTATGTAGGACAAATGTCCAATAATCTTGCCTTAGAGATTTTAAGGGACACTAAAATTGGTGCTGTAATTATAGAGCAACAAGCGCAAGCACTTAATGAAGTAACTGTAATAAGTAACCGACCAGTTGTGGAAAAAAAGGTAGATCGCATTGTTTTTAATGTTGAAAACACGGTGATATCGCAAAATAATTCTTGGGACATTTTACGCCAAACTCCAGGAGTCATTGTTATGAATGACGAGTTAAAAGTACGTAACCAAGCAACTACGGTTTATATAAATAATCGTAAAGTACAACTATCATCAGAAGAGGTTCGGAATCTTTTAGAAAATTACCAGGGGGAAAATATAAAGTCGGTTGAGGTTATTTATAATCCACCAGCAAGTTATGATGCAGAAGGCGGCTCCATTTTAAATATTGTCACCAGTAAAAATTTATCTGTGGGCTATAAAGGGAATATAAGTGCCGGGTATACGCAAGGTGTATTTCCGAAATACAATTTTGGCACTTCTCATTTTTATAAAACGGATAAATTAAATTTGAATGCGAGCTATACTTTTATTCCAAAAAAGGAATTCGTTAATACTTTAAATAACACCAATTATTTAAATGAAACAGGTATATTTTCTATTTGGGACACAGATTTTGACCAAATAATACGTAGTAATACGCACAGTGTAGGCCTGGTAATAGATTATGAATTTGATGACAAGAATACACTTAGTTTAACTACTAATGCCCAGTTACAACCTAAAAAAGAATCAGATTTTTTTCAGAATACCACGATAAAAAATGGATTAAATGTTTTAGATTCTACATTTACCACAGGGAGTTTTTTAAATGAAAAAAAGAACAATATTTCTGGCGATCTAACCTTTAAACATAAATTTAAAAATCAAGGTAATTTAAATGTAAATGCCCATTACACTTATTTTGACCTTATGAGAACACAGAATGTAAATTCTAATTATTTTTTGCCTGATGGATCTTTTATACGCGATTTTAATTTTGCTACAAATGTGGACCAACAAATTGAAATTAAAACAGCCCAAGTAGATTATAACGATTATGTAGGAACTGTGTTTTTAGAAACGGGAGTAAAAGGTTCCTTTATAAATTCTGAAAGTAAGCTAGACTATTTTTTACGTAATAATGGTTCTGAATTTATTCCAAACTTGTCCGATGATTATAATTATGATGAACGTGTTTATGCTGCCTATTTTAGTTTTTCAAAAGACTGGAAAAAGTGGACTTTAAAATCGGGGTTAAGAGCAGAGCAGACAGAGAGTACAGGTATTTCGCAAAACGTAACCAATATTAATAACCTTAAGTATTTGGAGTTGTTTCCTTCGTTATACATACTTCATAATATTAATGAGAATAATAGTCTTTCTTTTGACTATTCTAGAAAATTACAACGCCCTAGGTACGAAGATTTAAATCCGTTTAGAACATATATTAATGAACGAACTTTTGTAGAGGGGAATCCTAATCTTTTGCCAAGTTTTAGCCATAACTTTAATTTTAACTACACACTTAATCAAGAATACTTTTTCGATTTTTATTATAGGGATAATGGTCAATATATCTCAACATTAACTTTTCAGGACAACGAAAATTTAGTTTTAAGAGATATTACTCAAAATGTTCTTGAAAGCACATCATTTGGTTTAGATTTCACCTATGGTAAATCAATTAGCAATAATTGGTACCTCTATAGTTACATTTCTTTGTTTCATGAAGACGAAACATTTATAGCATTACAGAGCACTCCTTATTCTTTTAAGAATGAGTATAATGGAGCATATATAGATTTGACAAACTATTTAACGATTTCTAAAGATGGTACTTTTAAGGGTGAATTGGGCTTCACCTATTTATCTGGATTCTTACAAGGTTCATATCTACAAGAGGAATCAATTAATTTAACGTTAGGCCTTAGAAAATCATTTTTAAAGAACAGAGCGGTATTTAGTATAAGCGCTAATGACCTTTTGGGTAAATACAATGCTTATATTTCCTCAAGGTACTTGAATCAAAACAATAGCTATTTAACTGTACCCGAAACGCAATACGTTAAATTTGGATTCACATATAATTTTGGAAATTTCAGACTTGAAGACAACGACCGCAGCATTGAAAAAACAGAACGAGAACGACTAGAAAATTAA
- the dusB gene encoding tRNA dihydrouridine synthase DusB: MPKIGDIQLPDFPLLLAPMEDVSDPPFRALCKEQGADVVYTEFISSEGLIRDAAKSVMKLDIYEKERPVGIQIFGANLESMLQSVEIVEKSKPDIIDINFGCPVKKVVSRGAGAGILKDIDLMVSLTKAMVEHSNLPITVKTRLGWDDDSIKIVEVAERLQDVGCAAISIHGRTRAQMYKGSADWNPIREVKNNPRMHIPVFGNGDVDTPEAALKMRDEYGLDGAMIGRASIGYPWIFREIKHFFETGTHLAPPTMEERVDAARRHLQMSIDWKGEILGVFETRRHYTNYFKGIPNFKEYRMKMVTSDDSASVFAAFDEVMQKFGDHEFSTF, encoded by the coding sequence GTGCCCAAAATAGGAGACATACAACTGCCTGATTTCCCGCTGCTTTTAGCACCAATGGAAGATGTGAGCGACCCGCCATTTCGTGCCCTTTGTAAAGAGCAAGGAGCTGATGTCGTGTATACAGAATTTATTTCGTCGGAAGGATTAATACGTGATGCTGCAAAGAGTGTCATGAAGTTAGATATATACGAAAAGGAACGTCCGGTAGGTATACAAATATTTGGAGCTAATTTGGAGAGTATGCTACAATCCGTAGAGATTGTAGAGAAATCTAAACCAGATATCATAGATATTAATTTTGGCTGTCCTGTAAAGAAAGTAGTTTCTAGAGGGGCAGGAGCTGGAATATTAAAAGATATTGATTTAATGGTCTCATTGACCAAGGCTATGGTAGAACATAGCAACCTACCAATTACAGTAAAAACAAGATTGGGTTGGGATGATGATTCAATAAAAATTGTTGAGGTTGCAGAGCGGTTACAAGATGTAGGTTGTGCAGCAATTTCAATTCATGGTAGAACCCGTGCACAAATGTATAAGGGAAGTGCAGATTGGAACCCAATTAGAGAGGTGAAGAACAACCCCAGAATGCATATACCTGTATTTGGCAACGGTGATGTTGATACGCCAGAAGCAGCTTTAAAAATGCGTGATGAATACGGGCTAGACGGCGCCATGATTGGTCGTGCAAGTATAGGTTACCCTTGGATATTTAGGGAAATAAAACATTTTTTTGAAACAGGAACACATTTAGCTCCACCAACTATGGAAGAACGTGTAGATGCCGCTCGCCGTCATTTACAAATGTCTATAGATTGGAAAGGGGAAATATTAGGTGTTTTTGAAACCCGCAGACATTACACCAACTATTTTAAGGGCATTCCTAATTTTAAGGAGTATC
- a CDS encoding prolipoprotein diacylglyceryl transferase family protein, with protein MMTIPFEPIVFDIKLNIHLILEYLAFFVGFRYYVFLRKRSTDVISSNNRLSIIIGAVFGALFLSRVIAFFENPVAHLQEDWLYNLNNKTIIGGLFGGLLGVELAKKIIGEKHSSGDLFTLPIILGIIIGRIGCFLSGIKEFTYGKETSFFTGMDLGDGITRHPIALYEVVFLIILFIIIRSLQKSNRTFKNGDLFKLFMVAYFTLRFCIEFIKPNSFYTLCLSSIQLLCLICLVYYHKFILRGITYVRKKLHLL; from the coding sequence ATGATGACCATACCTTTTGAGCCTATTGTATTCGATATAAAACTTAACATACATCTCATATTAGAATATCTGGCGTTCTTTGTCGGATTCAGATACTATGTTTTTCTACGTAAAAGAAGTACAGATGTCATTTCATCTAACAACCGGCTCTCCATAATAATAGGTGCTGTTTTTGGGGCTTTGTTTCTCTCTAGGGTAATTGCTTTTTTTGAAAATCCCGTAGCTCACTTACAAGAAGATTGGCTTTATAATTTGAACAATAAAACCATAATAGGCGGACTATTTGGTGGTCTACTTGGTGTGGAGCTTGCCAAGAAGATTATTGGGGAGAAACATTCTTCTGGAGACTTATTTACATTACCCATTATACTAGGCATTATCATTGGAAGAATTGGATGTTTTTTGTCGGGCATAAAAGAGTTTACCTATGGAAAAGAAACTTCTTTTTTTACGGGTATGGATTTGGGTGACGGAATTACTAGGCACCCCATTGCGTTGTATGAAGTGGTATTCTTGATTATTCTTTTTATTATCATCCGAAGTTTACAAAAATCGAATAGGACTTTTAAAAACGGAGATCTTTTTAAGCTCTTTATGGTAGCTTATTTTACCCTTCGTTTCTGTATCGAGTTTATAAAACCCAACAGTTTTTATACCCTTTGTCTAAGCAGCATTCAACTATTATGTTTAATTTGTTTGGTTTACTACCATAAATTCATCCTACGGGGAATTACATATGTCCGAAAAAAATTACACCTATTATGA
- a CDS encoding outer membrane beta-barrel family protein: MNRNFITAFFICLFISITYSQEYKIKGLVIDNDQKPIALVNVLLLSGGGDFIKGTTTDEEGIYEFVVFKKEKYKIVASYIGNTVESEIIQLSTDIEINPLIIQNAQELDEVVVTQKKPVLKQLADRHIFNIENTSLSDSDIWDVLKRTPGVMVMNNRLYINGSPNVNVMINGKLVNLPEEDIINLLTGSSASNVQSIEVITSPPAKYSAEGGLLIDIKMKKNLVAGYNGAVFNRYTQGVLPKHTIGTDHFFKGKKIDFSANYSFSHNRNWSRFTDITSFFENGQKSEVWTSEQKLINKEKSHNINLFLDLQLNDKNTISLSSTSSLLPNGTGNNFASTDINTINGDLTAQLNGHNELKNDNYNSSNYLDWVHKLNDKGAELSTNVHYTYYDSKRKQVLNNNIVQGFTDNTSENTLRVWSDQIINLFSAQTDLTLPLSKQSIMETGLRVATINSQASITQSGFNDSVDGFNPTDSGLFKYDEQIYAGYLTLNSNWEDWKLNLGLRSEYTDTKGDLNISTALNTNSYLDFFPNMALSYTSNKNAYYLKYFRRITRPRYSTINPFQFYLSANSIYEGNPNLKPAYSDDIQFDYVYDRDYKVVLFATKKSNEQVQQITQDNATNILSTQVINLETNYFYGVDVSVSKELTDYWYLYFLVSHYRDKDSFTDLSTNTIQENSIWTTLIRANNYFTLLKDKSLYADITFIYFSPYIYGNATFDSNSKLGVSLRKTFWNKDASISLGVEDIFNTGNTISTRDYLEQSTIVNTRSENRLLVFGFRYKFGNTKIRDNSKRKSTDEGKRL; encoded by the coding sequence ATGAATAGGAATTTTATTACTGCATTTTTTATTTGCTTATTTATTTCAATTACTTATTCACAAGAATATAAGATAAAAGGTTTAGTCATAGATAATGACCAAAAGCCAATAGCTTTGGTAAATGTATTGCTACTGTCTGGGGGGGGAGATTTTATTAAGGGTACAACTACCGATGAAGAAGGTATTTATGAATTTGTCGTATTTAAAAAAGAAAAATATAAAATAGTAGCTAGTTATATAGGCAATACGGTAGAAAGTGAAATAATTCAATTGTCTACAGATATTGAAATTAATCCACTTATTATTCAAAATGCTCAGGAGCTAGATGAAGTCGTGGTTACTCAAAAAAAACCAGTGCTAAAACAGTTGGCAGACCGTCACATTTTTAATATCGAGAATACGTCATTATCAGATAGTGATATTTGGGATGTTCTAAAACGCACCCCAGGAGTAATGGTAATGAATAACCGTTTATACATAAATGGCAGTCCAAATGTAAATGTCATGATCAATGGTAAGCTAGTTAATTTACCCGAAGAAGATATCATAAACCTCCTTACCGGTAGTTCTGCAAGCAATGTACAATCTATTGAAGTAATTACAAGCCCTCCAGCAAAATATAGTGCTGAAGGAGGATTACTTATTGATATTAAAATGAAAAAAAACTTGGTTGCAGGTTATAATGGAGCTGTCTTTAATAGATATACGCAAGGGGTATTACCCAAACATACCATAGGTACTGACCATTTTTTCAAGGGAAAAAAAATAGACTTCTCTGCCAACTATAGTTTTAGCCATAATAGAAATTGGAGTAGATTTACAGACATTACCTCTTTTTTTGAAAATGGACAAAAAAGTGAAGTTTGGACTTCAGAACAAAAATTGATCAATAAAGAAAAAAGTCACAACATTAATCTTTTTTTAGATTTACAATTGAACGACAAGAATACAATAAGTCTTTCCTCTACTTCTAGCTTATTACCAAACGGAACAGGAAATAATTTTGCAAGTACGGATATTAATACGATTAATGGAGATTTAACCGCACAGTTAAATGGCCACAACGAACTAAAAAACGATAATTACAACTCATCTAACTATTTAGATTGGGTACATAAGTTAAATGATAAAGGTGCGGAGTTATCTACTAATGTACATTATACCTATTACGATTCTAAGCGGAAACAAGTATTGAATAATAACATTGTACAAGGTTTTACCGACAATACCTCAGAAAATACATTAAGAGTTTGGTCTGATCAAATTATAAATCTTTTTAGTGCACAAACAGATCTTACACTGCCATTATCAAAACAATCTATAATGGAAACAGGTTTAAGAGTAGCAACTATTAATTCCCAGGCAAGTATAACGCAGTCTGGTTTTAATGATTCGGTAGACGGATTTAACCCAACGGATTCGGGTTTATTTAAGTATGATGAACAAATTTATGCAGGTTATTTAACATTGAACAGTAACTGGGAAGATTGGAAATTAAATTTAGGTTTGCGTTCGGAGTATACCGATACAAAAGGAGATTTAAACATATCTACCGCATTAAACACAAACTCTTATTTAGATTTTTTCCCTAATATGGCTTTATCATATACGTCAAATAAAAATGCGTATTACCTTAAGTATTTTAGACGGATTACCAGACCCAGGTACAGTACTATTAATCCTTTTCAATTTTACCTATCTGCAAATTCTATATATGAAGGTAATCCTAATTTAAAACCTGCTTATAGCGATGATATCCAATTTGATTATGTATACGACCGCGATTATAAAGTGGTGTTATTCGCCACTAAAAAATCTAATGAGCAGGTACAACAAATAACGCAAGATAATGCCACTAACATACTTAGTACACAAGTTATAAATTTAGAGACTAATTATTTTTATGGTGTTGATGTTAGTGTATCAAAAGAATTAACAGATTATTGGTACTTATATTTTCTTGTTAGCCACTATCGCGATAAGGATAGTTTTACGGATTTAAGTACAAATACAATACAAGAGAACTCTATTTGGACCACGTTGATACGCGCCAATAATTACTTTACCTTGTTAAAGGATAAATCGTTGTATGCAGATATTACCTTTATTTATTTTTCGCCATATATTTATGGTAACGCCACTTTTGATTCTAATAGTAAATTGGGAGTATCTCTTAGAAAAACATTTTGGAATAAGGATGCAAGCATTTCTCTAGGTGTTGAGGATATTTTTAATACGGGAAATACAATCTCAACAAGAGATTATCTTGAACAGAGCACTATTGTAAATACAAGATCAGAAAACAGATTATTGGTCTTTGGTTTCAGGTACAAGTTTGGTAATACAAAAATTCGCGATAATTCTAAGAGAAAGAGCACGGATGAAGGTAAGCGTTTATAA
- a CDS encoding radical SAM protein, with translation MSEKNYTYYDFTLSLCPECLRRVDAKIVFENEKVYMLKNCKEHGRSKVLIADDIAYYKNIRNYNKASEYPKTFNTKTHYGCPYDCGLCPDHEQHSCLTVIELTDRCNLTCPTCYAGSSPTYGRHRSLEEIKKMLDVIVKNEGEPDVVQLSGGEPTIHPNFFEILDYAKSLPIRHLMLNTNGIKIAKDFEFAKRLATYAPDFEVYLQFDSLDNKVLQTLRGADLADVRLKALEHLNKLNLSTTLVVVLQKGLNDHEMGSTIDFALKQKCVRGVTFQPTQIAGRLDNFEVDENRITLTEVRRKILEQSPIFESDDLIPVPCNPDALVMAYALKLGDEVNPLTRFINPDDLLNEGKNTIIYEQDEQLHGKMIELFSTGNSVEKASENLKSIMCCLPEIDAPELGYDNLFRIIIMQFIDAHNFDVRAIKKSCVHIVNKDYKIIPFETMNLFYRDDKIERLKELQNEIL, from the coding sequence ATGTCCGAAAAAAATTACACCTATTATGATTTTACGTTAAGCCTTTGCCCGGAATGTTTACGACGGGTAGATGCTAAAATCGTTTTTGAAAACGAAAAGGTATACATGCTTAAAAATTGTAAAGAGCACGGTAGATCTAAAGTGCTTATCGCTGATGATATTGCATATTATAAGAATATAAGAAACTATAATAAGGCGTCTGAATACCCCAAAACATTCAATACAAAAACGCATTATGGTTGCCCTTATGATTGCGGATTGTGCCCTGATCATGAACAGCATTCTTGCCTTACGGTTATTGAACTAACCGATCGTTGTAATCTTACTTGCCCAACTTGTTATGCTGGTTCTTCACCAACTTATGGCAGACATAGATCCCTTGAGGAAATAAAGAAAATGCTCGATGTTATTGTGAAAAATGAAGGTGAGCCAGATGTGGTGCAGCTTAGTGGTGGTGAACCTACCATACACCCTAATTTCTTTGAAATTCTAGATTACGCAAAATCACTCCCCATTCGGCATTTAATGTTGAATACCAACGGAATAAAAATTGCCAAGGATTTTGAATTTGCTAAGCGATTAGCCACCTATGCACCAGATTTTGAAGTGTATTTACAGTTCGATTCGTTAGACAATAAAGTGCTGCAAACCTTACGCGGAGCAGACCTAGCCGATGTTCGTTTAAAAGCTTTAGAACACCTTAACAAATTGAACCTTTCTACGACTCTTGTAGTCGTGCTACAAAAAGGGTTGAATGACCACGAAATGGGAAGTACTATAGATTTTGCACTCAAGCAAAAATGTGTACGCGGCGTTACTTTTCAACCTACGCAAATAGCAGGTCGTTTAGATAATTTTGAAGTGGATGAAAACCGTATCACCTTAACAGAAGTACGAAGAAAAATACTAGAGCAGTCCCCTATTTTTGAGTCGGACGATTTAATACCTGTGCCCTGTAACCCCGATGCCTTGGTAATGGCTTATGCTTTAAAATTGGGCGATGAAGTAAATCCACTTACACGATTCATTAACCCTGATGATTTACTAAACGAAGGAAAAAACACCATTATTTACGAGCAAGACGAGCAGTTACATGGTAAAATGATTGAACTTTTTAGCACGGGAAATTCCGTTGAAAAAGCATCTGAAAATTTAAAGAGTATTATGTGCTGCCTGCCAGAAATTGATGCGCCAGAGCTTGGATATGATAATTTGTTTCGTATCATTATTATGCAATTTATAGATGCCCATAATTTTGATGTACGTGCTATTAAAAAATCGTGCGTGCACATTGTAAATAAGGATTATAAAATCATCCCGTTTGAAACTATGAACCTGTTTTACAGAGATGATAAAATTGAACGACTTAAAGAACTACAAAACGAAATATTATGA